The genomic segment CGTGTCATAGACCGCGCGCTCCTCCGGTGTGAGCTCATGAATTCGCAACGTGCCTGCTGGGTGCAAAGAGATCTGCCTCTGGATAAGGGCTCGCGCTGTTCAACGGCTGCCTGCAATAGAGCCCTGCGCCAAAAAGAACGCTTAACTCAGTGTAACGTCAGCGGCGCGCGCTGCGAACCGGATGACGACCATTTAATTTGCGATGCAAAGTCGAACCTTCGAGGTGGCCGGCAACCAATGCAAATTCGGGACTTAATGGGCAAACCGGGTATACCATGCCGCCATGTTTCTTGGAACACATTTACTGCTCTATAGTCGCGACCCGGAGGCCGACCGGGCATTCCTGCGTGATGTCCTGGAGATCCGCGCGGTAGACGCCGGTGAAGGCTGGCTAATCTTCGGCCTGCCGCCTGCGGAAATGGGAATTCATCCGGGCGAATCGCACATTGAGCATGCCGGAACAAATCTGGCTGCGAGCACCGTGTACCTGATGTGCCGCGATCTGCGCGCAACAATGATGAATCTGGAAATGAAGGGCGTGACCTGTGGCCCCGTCCAGGAAGCCGGTTGGGGCGTCGTCACATCCATCCCGCTGCCCGGCGGCAGCAGTCTGGGCCTATACCAGCCGCGTCATCCCCTGGC from the Occallatibacter riparius genome contains:
- a CDS encoding VOC family protein, yielding MFLGTHLLLYSRDPEADRAFLRDVLEIRAVDAGEGWLIFGLPPAEMGIHPGESHIEHAGTNLAASTVYLMCRDLRATMMNLEMKGVTCGPVQEAGWGVVTSIPLPGGSSLGLYQPRHPLAIETPQ